From one Eucalyptus grandis isolate ANBG69807.140 chromosome 9, ASM1654582v1, whole genome shotgun sequence genomic stretch:
- the LOC104418565 gene encoding mitogen-activated protein kinase kinase kinase 18, protein MDWVRGKEIGHGGFATIHLATPAETCPSGLPPLMAVKSCDAALSSSLRHERRVLSELGDCPRIVRCFGHSLTSERSGEELYNVLLEYAAGGSLADSMKSRGKLLSEPEIRRHTRSILEGLEFVHSKGFVHCDVKLQNILVFPSGGEEVKIADFGLAKRAGERLSKGGKQGGVEWRGTPMYMAPESVKRNEYEPPADVWALGCAVVEMATGRPPWGSRAESNAYALMIRIGVGDEIPEIPEGLSEQGKDFLMKCFAKNPKKRWTARMLLKHPFLAVDCLNSDEEVVRDCGVVEFADSSPRCHFDFQDWVSTQCSRTSWESGSVSPSSEMDSDPLFATEHAALEISSDSSWAMDRIGQLASHERPNWEHSEGWLTVR, encoded by the coding sequence ATGGATTGGGTCCGTGGCAAAGAGATTGGCCACGGCGGCTTCGCCACCATCCACCTCGCCACGCCCGCCGAAACCTGCCCCTCCGGCCTCCCTCCGTTGATGGCCGTCAAGTCCTGCGACGCGGCCCTGTCTTCCTCCCTCAGGCACGAGAGGCGGGTCCTGAGCGAACTCGGCGACTGCCCGCGGATCGTCCGCTGCTTCGGCCACTCGCTCACTTCTGAGCGCAGCGGCGAGGAGCTCTACAACGTCCTCCTCGAGTACGCCGCCGGCGGCAGCCTCGCCGACAGCATGAAGTCGAGGGGGAAGCTCCTCTCGGAGCCCGAGATCAGACGCCACACGAGGTCGATCCTGGAGGGCCTGGAGTTCGTCCACTCCAAAGGGTTCGTCCACTGCGACGTCAAGCTCCAGAACATCCTCGTTTTCCCCAGCGGCGGCGAAGAAGTCAAGATCGCCGATTTCGGCCTCGCGAAGAGAGCGGGCGAGCGGTTGTCGAAGGGCGGGAAACAGGGCGGGGTCGAGTGGCGGGGGACGCCCATGTACATGGCGCCTGAGTCGGTGAAGCGCAACGAGTACGAGCCGCCCGCGGACGTCTGGGCGCTCGGGTGCGCGGTGGTGGAGATGGCGACGGGGAGGCCGCCATGGGGGTCGCGGGCCGAGTCGAACGCGTACGCCCTTATGATCAGAATCGGAGTCGGAGACGAAATCCCGGAGATCCCCGAGGGGTTGTCGGAGCAGGGGAAGGACTTCTTGATGAAGTGCTTCGCAAAGAACCCGAAGAAGAGGTGGACAGCCCGTATGCTCTTGAAGCACCCCTTCCTCGCCGTCGACTGCCTCAACAGCGACGAGGAGGTCGTAAGAGACTGCGGAGTGGTCGAATTCGCGGATTCCTCTCCGAGGTGCCACTTCGATTTCCAAGACTGGGTCTCGACGCAATGTTCAAGAACGAGTTGGGAATCCGGCTCAGTTTCTCCCTCCTCGGAGATGGATTCTGATCCGTTATTCGCTACAGAGCACGCCGCGTTGGAGATCTCGTCGGATTCTTCATGGGCAATGGATCGGATTGGCCAGTTGGCGAGCCACGAGAGGCCCAATTGGGAACATTCCGAGGGTTGGCTGACCGTGAGATGA